From a region of the Cytobacillus sp. IB215665 genome:
- a CDS encoding GntR family transcriptional regulator — MIDRDSPVPIYYQIEEYIKNLIESDELSPGDAIPSEREFSEQFSVSRMTIRQAITNLVNEGYLYRQKGKGTFVGEKKIEQTLQGLTSFTEDMEKRGMKPGSKLLKFELIPATRSIANELLINEHDPLYEIKRIRFADDLPMAIETTYIPANLLKGLTEEIVNRSLYSYIENELNLQIDSAKQVIESSVARADEAMELGIHKNAPILYIRRQTKLTNGQPLELVKSVYRADRYKFVINMKRN; from the coding sequence ATGATTGATCGAGATTCCCCTGTTCCAATCTATTATCAGATTGAGGAATATATAAAGAATTTAATAGAAAGTGATGAACTTTCCCCTGGTGATGCCATTCCTTCAGAAAGAGAATTTTCTGAACAGTTTAGTGTAAGTCGAATGACAATCAGGCAGGCGATTACAAACTTAGTTAATGAAGGATATTTATATAGGCAAAAGGGTAAAGGTACTTTCGTTGGTGAAAAGAAAATAGAACAAACATTACAAGGTCTCACAAGCTTTACTGAAGATATGGAAAAGAGGGGCATGAAGCCAGGAAGTAAACTTCTTAAGTTTGAACTCATCCCAGCAACTCGCAGTATAGCTAACGAGTTATTAATTAATGAACATGACCCTTTATATGAAATTAAACGCATACGGTTTGCTGATGACTTACCGATGGCAATTGAAACAACATATATTCCTGCAAATTTACTAAAAGGCTTAACAGAGGAAATTGTAAACCGCTCACTTTACTCTTACATTGAAAATGAACTAAATTTACAAATAGACTCTGCAAAACAAGTCATTGAGTCTTCAGTTGCGAGAGCTGATGAAGCGATGGAACTTGGGATTCATAAAAATGCACCAATATTATATATTCGCAGGCAGACCAAATTAACAAACGGCCAACCACTTGAGTTAGTTAAGTCTGTTTATCGTGCTGATCGTTATAAATTCGTAATTAATATGAAGAGAAATTAG
- the nagB gene encoding glucosamine-6-phosphate deaminase: protein MNIIEAKDYQDLSIKAAQYIIKNVRHNPNLVLGLATGSTPKGTYEQMIKDFQQNNTSYQYVKTINLDEYVGLAKDDLNSYSTFMNEHLFNHIDIPHSQTYIPNGMAKDLHNECAQYDRLIHSLGGVDLQLLGIGHNGHIGFNEPNTSFKTRTHIVKLASSTRNANERFFQDINEVPNYAITMGIQTILESKEILLLVSGKGKAKAVQKLLVEKNRCEQFPASSLYAHPHVTIIADKAALSLTFERKES from the coding sequence ATGAATATTATAGAAGCAAAAGACTATCAGGATTTGAGTATAAAAGCCGCTCAATATATAATTAAAAATGTTCGACACAATCCAAATCTTGTTTTAGGCTTAGCGACTGGGAGTACCCCAAAAGGAACGTACGAACAAATGATTAAAGACTTTCAACAGAACAACACATCCTATCAGTATGTTAAGACCATAAATTTAGATGAATATGTAGGGTTAGCAAAGGATGACTTAAATAGCTATTCTACATTTATGAATGAACATCTTTTTAATCATATTGATATTCCCCACTCTCAGACATATATTCCTAATGGAATGGCGAAGGATTTGCATAATGAGTGTGCCCAGTATGATAGACTTATTCATTCATTAGGGGGGGTAGATCTACAGCTTTTAGGCATTGGACATAATGGTCATATCGGCTTTAATGAACCTAACACTTCCTTTAAAACACGAACACATATTGTAAAATTAGCTTCATCCACTCGGAATGCTAATGAACGATTTTTTCAAGATATAAATGAAGTTCCTAACTATGCAATTACGATGGGTATTCAAACTATTCTTGAAAGTAAAGAGATACTTTTACTTGTATCAGGTAAAGGTAAAGCAAAAGCTGTACAGAAGCTATTAGTAGAAAAAAATAGGTGCGAACAATTTCCTGCATCTTCCTTATATGCTCATCCACATGTTACAATCATAGCAGATAAAGCAGCGCTTTCACTTACTTTTGAGCGAAAGGAGAGCTAG
- the nagE gene encoding N-acetylglucosamine-specific PTS transporter subunit IIBC, which yields MLKFLQKIGQSLMLPIAVLPAASLLLRFGAPDILDIPFISAAGGALFNNLALIFAIGIAIGFSKDKHGVAALAGAIGYFVLTDAMQAINEDINMGVLGGILAGIISGQLYNRYNDVKLPEWLAFFGGRRFVPIVTSIVMLAIAFPLGFIWPPIQEVINGVGEWIISAGAAGVGVFGFLNRLLIPLGLHHVLNSIVWFVFGEYGGVTGDLNRFFAGDPTAGQFMTGFFPIMMFGLPAACLAMIAAAKPERRKQVSGALIGIALTSFLTGITEPIEFTFMFIAPLLYVVHALLTASSMIVTNLLGIHDGFGFSAGVTDYLLNFGIAQKPLLLLGIGLIYGVIYFVVFYFMIKAMNIKTPGREDEEDTVEEDDANSNTGDKFTMMAENFLQDLGGKDNLKRIDNCTTRLRLEVKDISNVNEASLKKHGAHGVIKVDKTHVQVIVGTSVEFVADALKRMV from the coding sequence ATGTTAAAATTCTTACAAAAAATCGGGCAATCACTAATGTTACCAATTGCTGTACTACCAGCTGCATCATTATTGCTGCGTTTTGGAGCACCAGATATATTGGATATACCGTTTATATCTGCTGCTGGAGGAGCATTGTTTAATAATTTAGCACTTATTTTTGCTATTGGGATTGCGATAGGGTTCTCAAAAGATAAACATGGAGTCGCAGCACTAGCAGGTGCAATTGGATATTTTGTCTTAACAGATGCAATGCAAGCAATCAATGAAGATATCAATATGGGTGTACTTGGTGGTATTTTAGCAGGGATTATAAGTGGCCAATTATATAATCGTTATAATGATGTAAAGTTGCCTGAATGGTTAGCTTTCTTCGGAGGAAGACGGTTTGTTCCAATTGTTACATCTATCGTGATGTTAGCAATTGCTTTTCCATTAGGTTTTATATGGCCACCTATTCAAGAGGTGATTAATGGTGTAGGTGAATGGATTATCAGTGCAGGTGCAGCTGGGGTAGGTGTTTTCGGTTTCCTAAATCGTTTGTTAATTCCGTTAGGACTTCATCATGTTTTAAATAGCATAGTCTGGTTTGTATTCGGTGAATATGGAGGAGTAACAGGTGATTTAAATCGCTTTTTCGCTGGAGATCCAACAGCAGGTCAATTTATGACGGGATTCTTTCCGATCATGATGTTTGGATTACCTGCTGCATGTTTAGCAATGATTGCTGCTGCAAAACCTGAACGAAGAAAGCAAGTGTCTGGTGCACTGATAGGAATTGCTTTAACTTCTTTTCTAACGGGTATTACTGAACCAATTGAGTTTACATTTATGTTTATCGCTCCACTTCTATATGTCGTTCATGCTTTATTGACAGCTAGCTCGATGATTGTTACAAATTTGCTTGGCATTCATGATGGTTTTGGCTTTTCAGCAGGGGTGACAGATTACTTATTGAATTTTGGTATTGCCCAAAAGCCCCTTCTTTTATTAGGGATAGGGTTAATATATGGAGTAATTTATTTCGTTGTTTTCTATTTTATGATAAAAGCTATGAACATTAAAACACCAGGGCGAGAGGATGAGGAAGATACAGTGGAAGAGGATGATGCTAATTCTAACACGGGGGACAAGTTTACTATGATGGCAGAGAATTTCCTACAAGATCTCGGAGGTAAAGATAATCTCAAACGTATAGATAACTGTACAACAAGGCTTCGATTAGAAGTAAAAGATATTAGTAATGTTAACGAAGCATCTTTAAAGAAGCATGGTGCCCATGGAGTTATTAAAGTTGATAAAACTCATGTTCAAGTTATTGTTGGTACAAGTGTTGAATTTGTTGCTGATGCATTAAAAAGGATGGTATAG
- a CDS encoding YuzL family protein, giving the protein MARMKKSPSKAGVSAASVKGNAGPTVENEGGKTQSQNQQYKKHNMQPEE; this is encoded by the coding sequence ATGGCACGCATGAAGAAGAGTCCATCAAAAGCAGGAGTAAGCGCAGCAAGTGTAAAAGGGAATGCTGGTCCTACGGTTGAAAATGAAGGTGGAAAAACTCAAAGTCAAAATCAGCAATATAAAAAGCATAATATGCAACCCGAGGAATAG
- the nagA gene encoding N-acetylglucosamine-6-phosphate deacetylase gives MLIKGLTIYAEDNVIEQGYIKITNGKIESVGKANDVTDTDTIQFPNTYKCLPGMIDVHIHGAQGADTMDASSTALDTISNALPQEGTTSYLATTITQQHSNIEQALSNVGSYINVQPAGQAEILGIHLEGPFINQEKAGAQPYDYIIDGDISLFKKWQKLSGENIKLVTLAPEIKNGIALTKYLNSNGVVASIGHSNATYNQVVKAIHVGASHITHLFNGMSGLHHREIGVAGAALMRDELFVEMIVDGIHICPEMVQLAYHSIGKERTILVTDAMRAKCLKGGVYDLGGQNVTVSNSKATLDDGALAGSLLTMDQAMRNMLTYTDATLGDLTTITSKNPAKQCGVFDRKGSIKENKEADLIILDEHNNLVMTICRGAISYER, from the coding sequence ATGCTTATAAAAGGCTTAACAATATACGCTGAAGATAATGTTATTGAACAAGGATATATAAAAATTACTAATGGGAAGATTGAGTCTGTCGGTAAAGCTAACGATGTAACTGACACTGATACTATCCAGTTTCCTAACACTTATAAATGTCTACCAGGAATGATCGATGTGCATATTCATGGTGCACAAGGTGCTGATACAATGGATGCTTCTTCAACTGCGTTAGATACAATTTCGAATGCATTGCCACAGGAAGGTACGACTAGCTATTTAGCTACAACAATCACTCAACAGCATTCGAACATTGAACAAGCATTAAGTAATGTAGGTAGCTATATAAATGTTCAGCCAGCCGGTCAAGCTGAAATATTAGGCATCCACCTTGAAGGACCATTCATTAATCAAGAAAAAGCCGGCGCACAACCTTATGATTATATTATTGACGGAGATATTTCGTTATTTAAAAAATGGCAAAAGCTATCAGGTGAAAATATTAAACTTGTTACGTTAGCTCCTGAAATAAAGAATGGCATAGCTTTGACTAAATATTTAAACTCAAATGGAGTTGTAGCTTCCATCGGTCATTCAAATGCTACGTATAACCAAGTTGTTAAAGCTATTCATGTCGGAGCATCACATATTACTCATTTATTTAATGGCATGAGCGGATTACATCATCGAGAGATTGGTGTTGCAGGTGCGGCTCTAATGCGAGATGAGCTATTTGTAGAAATGATTGTTGATGGTATACACATTTGTCCTGAAATGGTTCAATTAGCTTACCATTCCATCGGTAAGGAACGGACGATATTAGTAACCGATGCAATGCGTGCTAAATGTTTAAAAGGTGGTGTCTACGATTTGGGTGGTCAAAATGTCACAGTGTCAAATAGTAAAGCAACTTTGGATGATGGAGCACTCGCTGGCAGTTTGTTAACGATGGATCAAGCAATGAGAAATATGTTAACTTATACTGACGCAACTCTTGGTGACTTAACAACAATCACTTCAAAAAACCCTGCTAAACAATGTGGTGTTTTTGATCGTAAAGGTAGTATAAAGGAAAATAAAGAAGCAGACTTAATTATTTTAGATGAACATAACAATCTAGTCATGACGATCTGCCGGGGAGCTATCTCCTACGAAAGGTAG
- a CDS encoding SIS domain-containing protein, whose amino-acid sequence MFTQYLDEVEKKLQKVRENEQMIKKASEIIAKSLEQDGIIHIFGCGHSHIISEEIFYRAGGLASVNPILIEDLMLFKGPVRSSMLERVNNFIETNLEKYHIRENDVFIVVSTSGINPVPIDAALYAKKKGALVIALTSLNFSKHVKSRHYDRIHLYEIVDLVIDNFSTKGDAVLTDERLEQPFGPTSTIINTAIINSVIVETIHILLNKNIKPPIFVNGNVHGSDEHNLGLINKFKDRVTHLI is encoded by the coding sequence TTGTTTACACAATATTTGGATGAAGTTGAGAAAAAGCTACAGAAGGTTAGAGAAAATGAACAAATGATAAAAAAAGCATCAGAAATAATTGCTAAATCACTTGAGCAAGATGGTATTATCCATATTTTTGGCTGTGGACACTCACATATCATCTCGGAGGAAATCTTCTATCGAGCAGGAGGTTTGGCGTCTGTTAATCCAATTCTTATAGAAGATTTAATGTTATTTAAAGGACCAGTAAGATCTTCTATGCTTGAAAGAGTCAATAATTTCATAGAAACAAACCTCGAAAAATATCATATTCGAGAAAATGACGTATTTATTGTTGTGTCTACTTCAGGTATTAATCCAGTGCCAATTGATGCAGCACTATATGCTAAGAAAAAGGGTGCACTTGTTATTGCATTAACATCACTAAATTTTTCGAAACACGTAAAGTCAAGACATTACGATCGTATCCATTTATATGAGATAGTTGATCTTGTTATAGATAATTTTTCTACCAAAGGTGATGCTGTATTGACTGACGAACGACTAGAGCAACCATTTGGACCAACATCTACAATTATTAATACGGCAATTATAAATAGTGTAATCGTAGAAACCATTCATATTTTGTTAAATAAAAATATAAAACCTCCTATTTTCGTAAATGGAAATGTTCATGGTTCAGATGAGCATAACCTTGGGTTAATTAACAAGTTCAAAGATAGAGTTACACACCTTATTTAA
- a CDS encoding proline dehydrogenase produces the protein MEQVMKNFFLFLSKNKPMTKLAKKYGLRFGAGRFVAGETINLAVDVIKELNNKGLFVTIDYLGEFVDNEIEANEMADQSIEAIKAIGRENLDSQLSLKMTSMGLDISDQVVMRNMRRILKAAKDNGVFVTIDMEDYSRCQKTIDIFTELRKEFDNVGTVIQSYLYRTEKDIEDLNEYHPNLRLVKGAYKESPEVAFPDKKDVDDNLKKIIKMHLLNGNYTAVASHDDAIIEYTKQLVKEHNIPNDQFEFQMLYGIRTERQLELSNEGYKMRVYVPYGTDWYGYFMRRLAERPANVAFVLKGMVKK, from the coding sequence TTGGAACAAGTGATGAAAAACTTTTTCTTATTTTTATCAAAGAATAAACCTATGACAAAATTAGCAAAAAAATATGGTTTGCGTTTTGGTGCTGGAAGGTTTGTTGCAGGGGAAACGATTAACCTTGCTGTTGATGTAATTAAAGAGCTAAATAATAAAGGGCTATTTGTAACAATTGACTATTTAGGTGAATTTGTTGATAACGAAATAGAAGCTAACGAAATGGCAGATCAGTCAATTGAAGCAATTAAGGCAATTGGTAGAGAAAATTTAGATTCACAGCTATCATTAAAAATGACTTCTATGGGTTTGGATATATCAGACCAAGTGGTAATGAGAAATATGCGTAGAATTTTAAAAGCTGCCAAAGACAATGGTGTGTTCGTTACAATCGATATGGAAGATTATTCTCGATGCCAGAAAACAATTGATATTTTCACAGAGTTAAGAAAAGAGTTTGATAATGTAGGGACAGTTATTCAATCATATTTATATAGAACAGAAAAAGATATTGAAGACTTAAATGAATATCATCCTAATCTGCGGCTAGTAAAAGGGGCATACAAAGAATCCCCTGAAGTAGCATTTCCTGATAAAAAAGATGTAGATGACAACCTTAAAAAAATTATAAAAATGCATTTATTAAATGGGAATTATACAGCTGTAGCTAGCCACGATGATGCGATTATAGAATATACTAAACAGCTCGTGAAAGAGCATAATATACCGAATGATCAATTCGAGTTTCAAATGTTGTATGGAATACGAACAGAACGCCAACTGGAGCTTTCGAATGAAGGGTATAAAATGAGAGTGTACGTACCATATGGAACAGATTGGTATGGCTATTTTATGCGTAGGTTAGCAGAAAGACCAGCTAATGTTGCGTTTGTACTAAAGGGAATGGTTAAGAAGTAA